Part of the Halalkalibacter krulwichiae genome is shown below.
CCTTGCATTGCATTTTGAACTAGATCAATTGGTAAGAGCGCCGCGACAAAAAGCAAAACAAAAATAATTAAATATGCTTCAATAAAACAAAGGATTCCTCCGAACAATTGATTGATAGATCTTAAGATTGGTAAGTGTGCAAGAAAGTCCAGCATCGATCCTAATAAATGTAGAACAATTTTTGTTCCAAAAAATAGAATAGCGAATGCAATACCTGAGTAATACACACTTTCAGCATTAAACGTATTAATAATCATCCCTACTGTACTATCCGACGAGAACTGTGGATATGGAACCCAGAGCCTAATATAGGTAGCTAATTCTCCAAAGTAGGTATATGCAACTAAAATGGCAACAACAAAACTAATGAGATGAATGACTTGGAGAATAAAACCTCTTCTTCTACCAATAAAGAAACTTGAAAATAAGATAAATAGAATGAGAAAGCTTAACATATTACTC
Proteins encoded:
- a CDS encoding CvpA family protein; the protein is MLSFLILFILFSSFFIGRRRGFILQVIHLISFVVAILVAYTYFGELATYIRLWVPYPQFSSDSTVGMIINTFNAESVYYSGIAFAILFFGTKIVLHLLGSMLDFLAHLPILRSINQLFGGILCFIEAYLIIFVLLFVAALLPIDLVQNAMQGSIVVQVMLNHTPFLSEWLKQLWVSNQL